AGTAGTAAAAATATAATTTTAAAAAATTATCTTACCTCACAGAGGGGTCACTAGCCTCAGCTGTTGAAGTATTGGAAGTACTCTTTTGTTTCTTCGCACCAGTTGATGAGGATGATTTGTTCTTCCTTTTCTTTGATAGATCCGCAATAGTAAGTAGAACTGGAAAGACCATCCTTTGTGCATGTGTTGCAGGCATAATATTGGCCTCAGTAGTTATCGGCGTTTTACCGCtacgcccactgagggatacctcTGAGGTGGTAAGTTGGTagatagggtgtcgccgagatcaataacttgaaggtgcaaggaacacaaggttggTTTGAGCccccgagagcgtaataccctacgtcctgtgtggtttgtattttcTTAGGTGGTGATTAGGTGATCTCCTATTTGGCGAGGGTTctatccacccttatatagttcgGGGTAAAGGTTTATATgtaagtcctagtcgggtacaagcccaggagtcctacccgagtacttttcgggtagtttcctaccgtgtctgactagtttcactagtgtatgagtagtcctactgcactactgcactatgagtagttacaatagatgtagggcgtggaccatatcccatcccttatcctaggaaaagtgtTGTATGCATGGTCCCGTGACCCCAGGTCTGACAGTAGTAGCTGGTGCTATCTTCTTTTTAGGTGGACCTCTACATGATAAATATGTTAGCACTTAGTAATGCAACAAACATGTAATAATAATTATAAACTTTGGCTTCCATATTACCTTTCAGCAAACATTGCTGCTATGCCGTTTGGGTCACCATCCTTACAAGTGTACCAATAATATCCATACTGATGGCAGATTAGACACCGATGCCTACCCTTGGCTCCTTTGCTGCCCTCTCTACAGCTCCCTTGTATCTGTTTTGCCTTTTCCTACTAGCTGTTGACTTAAACAATGGAGGATGCATGAAGAAATCATGTTCTGCTTTGAGCCACATGGACTTGTTTGGTATAGCAGGGATTCTACCATCATATGCAGCCCTGGACATCTGTACTGAGTAGTAGTTGTCCACATGATCTTCTATCTTCTCTCCAGGTATAGAGGTGATAAAAGGCAATTGCATGCTTATATGGTAGTCCAGAAACTTCCCATGCTCTGTACGAACATGTCCTTTCCTGTAGGTTCACAACAAACCTGTAACTAGAACCTCCCCCTTGCTGTAACCTCTGCAATCCCATCACCATAGCTACAAGGAAACTTATCTACAATTTCATCAATAAGGTCTTTAAAATTTATGGTGTCTTAATCAACAACTTTGTTAATGCCAAACCATAGTCCTCGTATAGTTGGACTAATTATCCTGATTTCTAGATTGAAACTGGTCTCGATGTCATTCCTACACATGAACATACATATCTACACAGTTTAATCAAATCCTAACAATACCAAACATGGCACTGATGTTATGCAATTGAAGGCAGAAAGCAGAACTCATCCATCTGGAAGCCAAGCTGGTCGCTCGTCCGCCATCCTTTTAGAAACCGCAGCAAATCACAACAAATCGGGCCCCTGCAACCACAAGCGACCCGGCTCGCGTCTGCAGGCTCCCCGCTCAGGCGCCACGGCCGCTCCCTCGCGAggcccgcgcccctgcccgcgaGGACCCCACCGTTGCGAAGCCAGCCTCCTTCCTCCACGCGAGATGCAGCGGCTCCTtgtcctctgctctgctccactGCTCCCTCAATTCCTATCTAGGGTTTGTCGTCAGGTGGAGAATGGAGCTCTAGAGAACGAACCAGAGAAGAGTGGAGGTTGACCGAGAAAGTGATGGGCAATAGAGTAATTTAAGGACCAGTTGGAGCATCTGTGTTAGAATTAAACGGTAGGGTGACGGAAGTGGCACACAACTAAATGAAACTTCGAACAAGGGTACATAGGATCTTTCCAAAATTTTGATGGTACGTAGGTAATCTGGATCTTTTATAATAGCACACAGGTAAAAGACTAAATTCCAAAAGAGATCCTACTCCTACGTGCCGTGCTTTTCCTTCCTCCTTCTATGAACTTCAATCTTCTTTCCATAGTGCCTGATAATAGTATTAGtatatactccctccattccaaacTGAAATTCgttttggaaaatttaggtatataattttttctaacaaaatttatgtATCTAATTTATCAAAACGACTTACAATTTGGAATAGAGCGAGTAGCAAGTTGAAAGGATCTGAAGTTTCAGACATTGTTGTGTTAACATTTGTAAGTGCGCTCTGAAGAAGCGAAACGAATTTGTAGATATCAGCTTTGAGAAGTTGGAATGCAAAGAGAGCTGTGTCGACTGTTCTGCTTTGTTAGGTTCTCAGCTTTACTGTAAACTTGTTTTGCTGGATCAGCTCAGCGTTGATACACAATGACTTGCTGAAACAGTATCAGCGTTGATTCTCGGTGGCTTGCCGGAATCTTAATGTTAAATCAAAATGGCAACCGGTCACCCAGAACACACGCTGACACTCATCTAATCGAATCCCTGCGTAGGATCTAGACCAGACTCTGCATTGTTCACCTAAGCGTTTAAAGACCGACAGGAAGGTAGATTTCATGGAAGTATAAGAAACATATCAATATATCGAAATCCTTTCTCCCAACTAAAGGGTACGACGGTATGATTTCATTATTCCATCTGCCATTTGGGTGGTATAATCTGACAACATCCAAACTGCACCATAGGGGTTTTAAATTGCAAAGCAAATCCTATGATATGACACCATAGGAAAAACTGCTCATTTTGCAAAGCTATAGGATTATACAAAGCCAACAAGTTTAGGCCTAGTCAAAAATCGGCAGAACATGCCCTTAGTAGACAAGCATAGGCACATAGGCTGCTTGTCTAATCGTCCAGCTCGATAATCTTCACCACCGATGAATCTCCCACCTTCTGGCAAACGACAACACGATCATGGGACTTGATTACACCAGAAGCTTTGCCATGGTCAAGAGCAACCTTCAGAACTGACTCATTTGTAGCGCTGGTAGATTCAGCCTGAAAGTCACAGTAAATCACCACCCAATCATAGTAATACTAATTTAACAGGTGAAATGCAATGAAGCGCAAGCTGTAAGAATCAGGATAGATGCTCCAAGATCCACAATAAAGAATTCAAGTCATTCATAGGTTTATTTTAGCCCTCTGTTGTAAGATGGATAGTCTACTAGGCTTGATACATTTTAGAACCAGTAAAAGCCCATGCCCCAATGTATTTCGGCTGGCTGTAGCTACTTTAGGCTGGCTGTAGCTGCAGCTGCATATGACAGCGGTTCAGCTGCAGGGATGAGCAGCTGCAGCTGCAAAAAAAGCAAAGCGGTTGGGGGTGTTTGTGCATCGTTGTGTGAGCAGAAGCATCAAGCATCTGGCTCCATTTTTTTGTCCATATATTTATTGCTGCTATTTTTTTAGTTGCTATAGCTGTCTTGGCAGCGCTGCGCTAGCTGCAACAGGTACTTTAGCTGCTGCAACAGCTGCAGCCACAGCCAGCCCATGCCCAAATGTATTTAGAGGTGAAAAAATTGCCAAATATAGTGCATACGGATGTTCACAATTCCTGTAGCCAATAAAAGATAGAAACTTACTGGATGGCGTGGATCAGCAAGCATTGGAAAGAGGCCTCTAACTATGAGTGATTGTCTTGCCTGCAGAAAAGAATGCAAAAATATGAGCTTACAGCTCCCAAAATGAGCATGTGCCTTTCTACAAAGTACAAAAAGGTGGGTATTCCCTACTATTTCCATAGAATGTCAACAAAGACATGCTTGTAATAGAACCAGAAGATTCCGCAGATAATACATCAGCAAACTAACTTGAGTCCAACAGAACTAAGAACAAGGGGAAACAAAGAACCAATGTCTATCGGATACAGCTTAAAACAAGTTAATTGCTGCAATTATGTGAACTGTTATTCCCTAGTATTGTATGCCATATATTGATATGCTGCTCCTCCACATTGACTTGTACAATGATATTAAATGTATGATGTCAACAAGAAAACCCTTGTAGGCCCaaagatatatttttacaaaattaATTATCTGCATGCCAATATTGGATATCCACAGATTCCACAGATATAGACATGTACTATGTCAGATAAAAACACAAGAGGAAAAGGCTGTTCACGTACTTCAAATGCACCAGTGAAACTCCACTTCAGTTGGTTTGTCTTTAGACGGGGGATGACCACAGATAGAACAGGCATGGAGGGTCTGTACTTGGCAATTAACCTGAAGACACAGATTATATGAGATTCATTTCTGTCAAACCACAAAGTTATACAAGGAATATTCATTTCTTTCTACCTTGCAGCGCGTCCAGAAGAGGTGAAGCAAATGATGACAGAAGCTTTAACTTTGATAGCAGCCCGTACCTAGAAAATAGTTTTCAGACTAAGAAATCCAtgttttataaagattttgtgGTTCAACATCAACAAATGACAGAAAATGTTTCCCATGTGAACAGTAAACAGAAAATGGGGCCTGAGAGAAACGAAGATCTTACCGCAGAAGAAGCAATGGACTCCAAGTGGGTCATAGGCTCCCCAACATATTTCACAGTTCGCTTGTAGTACAAATCTTGATTAAAGACCTTCTCAGCCTGTGAAACAATTCATGAAAACAAGTCAGATGCAGAGTGAAAAAAGCATGAGATTTGAACTCAAGTACACTTATTGCACGTACAATCCATTAAACATAGAACTTGATAGAGTTTTCACCTCAGCACAAATTCTTCCCACTGTTGAAATAGTCTCAACTGGATATAAACCGCGGAGAGTCTCAGCACCAAGGAGAATGGCATCACTCCCTAAAATAAAAACAATTGGCTTTCGTGATTAAATTTGTTATAACAGACTGGTGCACAAATGAGCAGATGTATCAGACTATCAAAGCCCAAGTCTACCCAATATATTTCAGAAACAAATTAAAACTGACAACTTACCATCAAGAACAGCATTTGCAACATCAGTTGCCTCCGCACGAGTAGGCCTCAGGTTGTCAGTCATACTGTCCACAACACGAGTGACAACAGCAGGTTTTCCAGCCATGTTGCACTTGTGCAGAGCAGACTTTTGAAACAAAAAGACCTGTTGTACAGAGAGGTAAGGATCAAATACCAAATAAAATAGTTGTAACGTAGGGACAGTTATCGCATATTAAAATGTTGTCAAACGTGCATGAGAGCTGCACATCATTCATTATATTACAGGTTGGAGAGAAAAAATAGTCCATACAGTGCCCCTAGGGGCAAAGACAATTATTGCATCTTAAAATGAAATAAAGAAATTATGAGCTTCACATTGGAGACTATCACTAGAAGGTTATGCATATTGTCCATCTTCCCACAATAACTTAGGATTATGATCAGCTGGTACATGCATAAAACTCAAGTTGGTAACACAGTCAAAGTTCCAGACTTCTAGTGGTCAAGACCTCACTAGTGCAATTTCTAGACAAAATAATTGTGACCCACTTCAAGTCCATGTAGTGCTGTGTGTGGTAGTAGGAGCCCAAACACGAGGAGATTAATGAAGTAGCCCAAACACAAGGAGATTAATGAAGTAGCCCAAATACAAGGAGAGTGCTGACGTAGCCCAAACGCAGAGAGAGTGCTGAAGTAGCCCAAACGCAGAGAGAGTACTGAAGTAGCCCAAACGCAGAGAGAGTACTGAAGTTACAAGACGTGTATATGGCCACCATGCCTCAAAGGTTTGCTTTGGgtgaattggttggtgcatcAATCTCAACACTAGGATCCCCAAAATTAATATATCTAAAATAAGTGAGGTGCACTGCAAAAAAAGCTAGATGAGATAGACAACCTTCTCCGGTGGAAGATCAATTCCAAGGTTTCCTCTTGATAGAATGATACCATCCGCCTCAGCCAGTATTTCGTCAAAATGATTCAGGCCCTGTAGAGCAATAAGAGTGGATCGATGGTAAAACATACAATAGCTGGTTATAATAAGGTAAAAAGGTTATCGTGAAAATACCTCAACATTCTCAATTTTGGCAAAGATCTGAGTCTGGCTAAGATCACCCAATTTCGAGAGGAACTCCCGTGCCTGTGTTGTAAAGAACAAATATTGGCACTGTTGTCAACCTTCTTCTCAAGTATTGAATGCAAACAAACAGAAGATACTGTATTCAAATAAAGCATTGCTGGCTTTTTCATTGAAGAAACATAGATATTGCTTATAACTTAAGAGCACAACAATTAAAGAGGACAGACAGAATAAAGTGTCATTAGTGATCTACCTGCCGCACATCTTCTGCATGTCTTGTGTAAGACAAAGAGAGGAAGTCAATCTTATTCGGAGCACCCCATTTTCTGATAACCTGAAAGCAGTTCATGCCTATAAGTCTTAAGCTGGACTAGAGGACAGAGATGCAACTTTACAATAATAAATCTAGTTTAAGTTAAAAAAAACTTTATGCTGTTAAAGGGTGACATTCTAAACGAAATGAAAAGACACCAACACAACAGATACACAAGGATAAATAGATCACAATTTTAAGAGTGGTTCCTTACATCCTTATCCTCATCAGACAGCGTGGGTAAGTCAATATGAATCTGGGAGCAATGTAGTGTGAACAGTGACCCAGCCAAGGTAGCTGTGTTCTTGATTATACAAACCACATCATCTCCTTTAACTTCAGAAACCTACATCAAGCAGATGAGAGTTTTTGGTGTCACGAAACGCAGAAAGCAAACCAAATCCTTCTGATTGGCATGTGAAACAAACAAAATGCACTCATAGGTACAGCAATAAAAAAGGCTTttat
Above is a genomic segment from Panicum hallii strain FIL2 chromosome 8, PHallii_v3.1, whole genome shotgun sequence containing:
- the LOC112902345 gene encoding pyruvate kinase 1, cytosolic-like, which codes for MHSTNLLLEEPIRMASILEPSKTSFFPAMTKIVGTLGPKSRSVDTISACLKAGMSVARFDFSWGDAAYHQETLENLKLAIKATKKLCAVMLDTVGPELQVVNKRETPISLEENGTVVLTPHCGQEASSSLLPINFSGLAKAVTPGATIFVGQYLFTGSETTSVWLEVSEVKGDDVVCIIKNTATLAGSLFTLHCSQIHIDLPTLSDEDKDVIRKWGAPNKIDFLSLSYTRHAEDVRQAREFLSKLGDLSQTQIFAKIENVEGLNHFDEILAEADGIILSRGNLGIDLPPEKVFLFQKSALHKCNMAGKPAVVTRVVDSMTDNLRPTRAEATDVANAVLDGSDAILLGAETLRGLYPVETISTVGRICAEAEKVFNQDLYYKRTVKYVGEPMTHLESIASSAVRAAIKVKASVIICFTSSGRAARLIAKYRPSMPVLSVVIPRLKTNQLKWSFTGAFEARQSLIVRGLFPMLADPRHPAESTSATNESVLKVALDHGKASGVIKSHDRVVVCQKVGDSSVVKIIELDD